A region of Scleropages formosus chromosome 2, fSclFor1.1, whole genome shotgun sequence DNA encodes the following proteins:
- the chdh gene encoding choline dehydrogenase, mitochondrial, whose amino-acid sequence MLSARLTCAWGRLGKARSRQSCPVAPKQRVRSPSYSTAAAPNKAPSFSYVIVGAGSAGCVLANRLTENPDRSVLLLEAGPKDLVLNSTRLTWKIHMPAALVYNLCDDKYNWFYHTEPQRHMDERVLYWPRGRVWGGSSSLNAMVYVRGHAEDYNRWQREGAAGWDYERCLPYFRKAQTHELGADRYRGGGGPQHVSRGKTEHPLHRAFIEAGQQAGYPFTDDMNGYQQEGIGWMDMTVYKGKRWSTASAYLRPALSRPNLTAEVRCLATRVMFQGTRAIGVEYVQDGQKKTAFAEKEVILSGGAINSPQLLMLSGVGDADDLRKLDIPIVSHLPGVGRNLQDHLELYVQQECKKSITLYQAQQPLHMLKIGIEWLLKYTGYGATAHLESGGFIRSRAGVTHPDIQFHFLPSQVIDHGRVTPKIEAYQVHVGPMRSTSIGWLKLRTANPLDHPIIEPNYLSTDVDVWEFRQCVKLSREIFAQKAFDEFRGREVQPGSRVQSDQEIDAFVRQKADSAYHPSCTCKMGQPTDPAAVVDPDARVLGVENLRVVDASIMPSVVSGNLNAPTIMMAEKIADAIKGLPLLLDENVPVYKPPSLETQR is encoded by the exons ATGCTGTCCGCCAGGCTGACGTGCGCATGGGGTCGGCTGGGTAAAGCGCGGTCGCGGCAGAGCTGCCCGGTCGCACCGAAGCAGCGGGTACGCTCGCCCAGTTACAGCACCGCGGCGGCGCCCAACAAGGCCCCCTCTTTTAGCTACGTGATAGTCGGGGCCGGCTCTGCGGGCTGCGTGTTGGCCAACCGGCTCACGGAGAACCCCGATCGCTCGGTGCTCCTTCTCGAGGCGGGGCCGAAGGACCTGGTGCTCAACAGCACGCGTCTGACCTGGAAGATCCATATGCCGGCAGCCCTGGTCTACAACTTATGTGACGACAAGTATAACTGGTTCTACCACACCGAGCCCCAGCGGCACATGGACGAGAGGGTGCTCTACTGGCCCCGGGGCCGCGTCTGGGGTGGTTCCTCGTCCCTCAACGCCATGGTGTATGTGCGAGGCCATGCCGAGGACTACAACCGTTGGCAGCGCGAGGGTGCCGCCGGATGGGACTACGAGCGCTGTCTGCCCTACTTTCGAAAGGCCCAGACTCATGAGCTCGGAGCCGACCGCTACCGGGGGGGCGGCGGACCCCAGCACGTCTCACGCGGCAAGACGGAGCACCCGCTGCACCGCGCCTTCATCGAGGCGGGCCAGCAGGCAGGGTACCCCTTCACGGATGACATGAACGGCTACCAACAGGAAGGAATAGGCTGGATGGACATGACCGTCTACAAAG GAAAGAGATGGAGCACCGCCAGTGCCTACCTGCGCCCGGCGCTCTCCAGACCTAACCTGACCGCCGAGGTCCGCTGCCTCGCTACCAGGGTCATGTTCCAAGGCACTAGAGCCATCGGGGTTGAGTATGTGCAGGATGGACAGAAGAAGACG GCGTTCGCTGAAAAGGAGGTCATTCTCAGCGGAGGAGCCATAAACTCGCCGCAGCTCCTCATGCTGTCGGGGGTCGGCGACGCGGACGACCTGAGAAAACTGGACATTCCTATTGTGTCTCACCTCCCAG GGGTTGGCAGGAACCTCCAGGACCACTTGGAGCTGTACGTGCAGCAGGAGTGCAAAAAGTCCATCACCCTCTACCAGGCCCAGCAACCCCTCCACATGCTGAAGATCGGCATTGAGTGGCTGCTCAAATACACAG GTTACGGCGCCACCGCTCACCTGGAGAGCGGAGGTTTTATTCGGAGTCGTGCCGGCGTCACACACCCAGACATACAGTTCCACTTTCTTCCGTCCCAGGTCATAGATCATGGCCGGGTGACCCCTAAAATAGAGGCCTACCAG GTTCATGTTGGACCCATGAGAAGTACAAGTATAGGATGGCTGAAGCTCAGGACTGCCAACCCGCTGGATCATCCAATCATTGAGCCCAACTACCTCTCCACAG ATGTAGACGTCTGGGAGTTCCGCCAGTGTGTGAAGCTCTCAAGGGAGATCTTTGCTCAGAAGGCCTTCGATGAGTTCCGTGGACGGGAGGTGCAGCCAGGGAGCCGTGTCCAGTCGGACCAAGAGATCGATGCCTTTGTGAGGCAGAAAGCGGACAGTGCCTACCACCCCTCCTGCACGTGCAAGATGGGGCAGCCCACAGACCCAGCTGCTGTGGTGGACCCAGACGCACGGGTATTGGGCGTGGAAAATCTGCGGGTGGTGGACGCCTCCATCATGCCCAGTGTAGTTAGTGGGAACCTCAATGCCCCCACCATTATGATGGCAGAGAAGATTGCCGACGCCATCAAAGGCCTCCCTCTGCTGCTCGATGAAAACGTCCCCGTTTACAAACCCCCATCCCTGGAGACGCAGCGCTGA
- the il17rb gene encoding interleukin-17 receptor B — METVLPLLSCLSLLSWTQAVHAHPHMNVTCVETEGIPSEWMHEPAASPSVLKVLSVSLAENTDGNIAHSALKLNVSWAINIDKSNDYLSGTWIDINGKPFRCLYQPPFREVTMSDSEEVWFHFADFPAEPEETYYVSGFNLPVTMAGGDPYFKNAVFQTNGCHTEQMKYHDSCVKKGSLWKPKVTSAFLKDRVEINFTSSNYTGTYDIELWKNQDHLVGTQVCHTKGESKCSTVLNSTGPCESLEIWISPHFPGCHPDCHYIVTKVDCRRTDLLEEKSDNYMIVWIVLCCVLGAAVLLLIAAYATGRAKETCSRFVRVTGTAAPVSVLIAYPAENSTFQKAVVTLAEFLKSHCNCKVTIDVWQRGQVAQMGLVHWLTVQMDVAEKVIFVAAQSGSAKNYGPGPGPSDYTVPASVEDMFSLALSILASRAWDPVVLRKYATVHLGQKLSNESLPAVLTLCKSFCLMRDLGRLCSHLHGDRPSRNFRDFPLVRSALVSPQDDRTTMKLRNAIKDLQMWEESESTETLLLNL; from the exons ATGGAGACTGTCCTCCCCCTGCTCTCCTGCCTGTCCCTGCTCAGCTGGACACAGGCTGTCcacgcacacccacacatg AACGTCACCTGTGTGGAAACAGAAG GTATTCCCTCTGAATGGATGCACGAACCTGCTGCGTCTCCTTCTGTGCTGAAAGTTCTCAGCGTTTCACTCGCTGAAAACACTGATGGTAACATTGCGCACTCTGCTCTGAAGCTGAATGTCAGCTGGGCCATCAACATAGACA AAAGCAATGACTACTTGAGTGGCACGTGGATTGATATTAATGGGAAGCCCTTCAGATGTCTCTATCAGCCTCCGTTCAGGGAGGTGACCATGTCCGACTCTGAAGAG gTGTGGTTCCATTTTGCTGACTTCCCCGCTGAGCCGGAGGAGACATACTATGTCTCCGGTTTCAACCTGCCAGTGACGATGGCGGGAGGGGATCCGTAtttcaaaaatgcagtttttcaaaCAAATG GATGTCATACGGAACAAATGAAGTATCATGACTCATGtgttaaaaaag GATCTCTGTGGAAACCTAAGGTCACTTCAGCCTTTTTAAAGGATCGagtagaaattaattttacatcaaGCAATTATACTGGAACATATGATATCGAGCTGTGGAAAAATCAAGATCATCTTGTTGGCACTCAAGTCTGCCATACA AAAGGAGAATCCAAGTGCAGCACAGTGCTGAACTCAACAGGACCATGCGAATCCCTGGAAATTTGG ATCTCACCGCACTTCCCTGGCTGCCACCCGGATTGTCACTACATCGTTACAAAAGTTGACTGCAGGAGAACAG ACCTACTAGAAGAAAAATCGGACAATTACATGATCGTGTGGATAGTTCTGTGCTGCGTTCTCggagctgcagtgctgctgttaaTCGCTGCTTATGCAACGG GGAGAGCCAAAGAGACCTGTTCTCGGTTCGTCAGGGTTACAGGGACCGCTGCGCCCGTTTCGGTGCTCATCGCGTACCCTGCCGAAAACAGCACTTTCCAGAAAGCTGTGGTCACCCTGGCCGAGTTCCTGAAGTCGCACTGCAACTGCAAGGTGACCATCGATGTGTGGCAGAGGGGGCAAGTGGCTCAGATGGGCCTGGTCCACTGGCTCACCGTCCAGATGGACGTTGCGGAGAAAGTGATTTTTGTTGCGGCGCAGAGCGGGAGCGCCAAGAATTACGGGCCTGGTCCGGGTCCTTCAGACTACACGGTGCCGGCCTCTGTGGAGGACATGTTCTCTCTGGCCCTCAGCATCCTGGCCAGTCGGGCGTGGGATCCGGTGGTCCTCAGGAAATATGCCACCGTGCATCTGGGCCAAAAACTCAGCAATGAAAGCCTCCCTGCCGTCCTGACACTGTGCAAGTCCTTCTGCCTGATGAGAGACCTGGGAAGACTCTGCAGCCACCTTCACGGAGACAGACCTTCCAGAAATTTCCGCGACTTCCCCTTGGTGAGATCAGCATTGGTGTCTCCCCAGGATGACAGAACGACCATGAAGCTGAGAAATGCAATAAAGGACTTACAGATGTGGGAAGAGTCAGAGTCGACTGAGACTCTCTTATTGAACCTTTAA